A window of the Lolium perenne isolate Kyuss_39 chromosome 7, Kyuss_2.0, whole genome shotgun sequence genome harbors these coding sequences:
- the LOC127316174 gene encoding uncharacterized protein produces the protein MDPTLNQEWTSSEVEEARSLIATLESKKIIYEDNDDNNKKHNDIVDALHALFPSKTMQQLGESSSSGTHGVFTMGDRVNGYNFGLQEEASTMFGSPLEDMVIMEMEEELPMEEELPMEEDLLMVENNMMEVLENNIFNDQPVADPHPGRFWTAEEHRLFLRGLCVYGRGDWKNICRYFVTTKTAIQVSSHAQKYFKRLEKRALSGRAGR, from the exons ATGGATCCAACACTCAACCAAGAGTGGACATCCTCTGAGGTAGAGGAGGCAAGGTCACTCATTGCTACGCTCGAAAGCAAGAAAATCATCTACGAAGATAATGATGACAATAACAAGAAGCACAACGACATCGTGGATGCTCTCCACGCATTGTTCCCTTCAAAAACCATGCAACAG CTGGGGGAGAGTAGTTCTAGCGGTACACATGGGGTTTTCACCATGGGTGACCGTGTGAATGGGTACAACTTTGGCTTACAAGAGGAGGCAAGTACCATGTTTGGTTCTCCATTGGaggatatggtgatcatggagatggaggaggaactgCCGATGGAGGAGGAACTGCCGATGGAGGAGGACCTGCTGATGGTAGAGAATAACATGATGGAGGTGTTAGAGAACAATATTTTCAATGATCAACCAGTTGCAGACCCACATCCAGGGAGATTTTGGACCGCGGAGGAGCACAG GTTGTTTCTTCGTGGGCTGTGTGTCTATGGCCGCGGTGATTGGAAAAACATATGCAGGTACTTCGTCACCACAAAGACTGCAATCCAAGTCTCCAGCCATGCACAAAAGTACTTCAAGAGGCTAGAGAAGAGAGCATTGTCCGGGAGGGCCGGGAGGTAG
- the LOC127318025 gene encoding sulfiredoxin, chloroplastic/mitochondrial isoform X3, which produces MAWRSSLGLGKIVPPAGFLLHGRAAVPRTPFLRERSVRGRRGLSFSVSSSNGAAARSPLSDSEKNGPVVMEILLEDIRRPLMRIRANDPAKVQELMDSISVIGLQVPAGTFPFKIPFTTSVV; this is translated from the exons ATGGCGTGGAGGTCGAGCTTGGGTTTGGGAAAGATCGTGCCCCCCGCCGGCTTCCTCCTCCACGGCCGTGCCGCCGTTCCCAGGACCCCCTTTCTCCGAGAGAGGAGTGTGAGGGGGAGGCGCGGCCTCTCCTTCTCGGTCTCGTCCTCCAATG GTGCAGCTGCACGGTCCCCGTTGAGCGACTCGGAGAAGAATGGCCCTGTGGTGATGGAGATCCTACTAGAAGATATCAGGAGGCCACTAATGCGAATTCGTGCCAATGATCCTGCCAAGGTGCAGGAGCTCATGGACAGCATCAGTGTCATCGGTCTCCAAGTACCCGCGGGCACCTTTCCCTTTAAAATTCCTTTTACCACAAGTGTTGTTTAG